The Stenotrophomonas maltophilia genome includes a region encoding these proteins:
- a CDS encoding TonB-dependent receptor, with the protein MTVYNFTSAQHRAAAASSGLMHPPGMHLRYRMSALALGLLASFTALADTAPSTLPSVQVQGQRRVTADFAGGQVAAGSRVGLLGDKDFMDTPFSTVSYTESFIRDRQAKDLTDVIAATDPTVFSNGVTGSWSENYAIRGFASNTSDTTFNGLSGMAPYYRTSPEMFERIEVLKGPSALLNGMPPGGSVGGSVNLVPKRAGEQPLLRVSANFASDAQFGTHVDMGRRLGADKQFGIRFNGAYRDGDGAVGKQRKKVQLGSLALDWRGERARLSADLYSADDRVDGPARGVGLAPGVAIPRPPRGDTLINPDWAYVDSQDKGAMLRGELDINDSLMAYLAYGSSKTDYRYNGSISAQILNPAGDFSTVIGQLAFDIKKQSGDAGLRGSFHTGSVGHQWAANLTHYQHTQNDYGRRSVPGWDWTTNLYNPVWGPAAPFVAPHISHTELTLDSLGFADTLAFADDRVQLTLGVRRQQVVSETFNVASGARTSRYDESATTPAAALLVKATDTISLYTNYIEGLSQGATAPMTAANAGDVFAPFRTRQKELRLKLDLGSFAHTFSVYEIKRPSSYTDPVTNIFSFGGEQRNRGVEWGFFGASLDGVRLLGGVAYVQPKLTRTAGGVNEGRIATAVAQRQARLGLEWDVPTVQGLTLTANATAMSKQYISADNRLSVPGRTLFDVGARYSTTMAGRPLALRATVNNVTNKAYWGMPLLSSLALGAPRTVLLSATMDF; encoded by the coding sequence ATGACCGTTTACAACTTCACTTCTGCACAGCATCGTGCTGCCGCCGCATCCTCCGGCCTGATGCATCCGCCGGGCATGCACCTGCGCTACCGGATGTCCGCCCTCGCGCTGGGGCTGCTGGCCTCGTTTACCGCGCTGGCCGACACCGCACCGTCCACCCTGCCCTCGGTGCAGGTGCAGGGCCAGCGCCGGGTCACTGCAGACTTTGCAGGCGGGCAAGTGGCCGCTGGCAGCCGCGTCGGCCTGCTCGGCGACAAGGACTTCATGGACACGCCGTTCAGTACGGTCAGCTACACCGAGTCCTTCATCCGCGACCGCCAGGCCAAGGACCTGACCGACGTCATCGCCGCCACCGACCCTACGGTGTTCAGCAACGGCGTCACCGGTTCCTGGAGCGAGAACTACGCGATCCGTGGCTTCGCCTCCAACACCAGCGACACCACCTTCAATGGCCTCAGCGGCATGGCGCCGTACTACCGCACCTCGCCGGAAATGTTCGAACGCATCGAGGTGCTGAAGGGCCCGTCTGCGCTGCTCAACGGCATGCCGCCGGGTGGTTCGGTCGGCGGCAGCGTCAACCTGGTTCCCAAGCGCGCGGGCGAGCAGCCATTGCTGCGGGTCAGCGCCAACTTCGCCTCCGATGCGCAGTTCGGAACCCATGTGGATATGGGGCGCCGCCTGGGCGCCGACAAGCAGTTCGGCATCCGCTTCAACGGTGCCTACCGTGATGGTGATGGCGCGGTCGGCAAGCAGCGCAAGAAGGTACAGCTCGGTTCGCTGGCACTGGACTGGCGCGGCGAACGTGCGCGGCTGTCGGCCGATCTGTACAGCGCCGACGATCGCGTGGACGGCCCGGCACGTGGCGTCGGCCTGGCACCGGGCGTGGCCATTCCGCGGCCGCCGCGTGGCGATACGCTGATCAACCCGGACTGGGCCTACGTGGACAGCCAGGACAAGGGCGCGATGCTGCGCGGCGAACTGGATATCAACGATAGCCTGATGGCCTACCTCGCCTACGGCTCCAGCAAGACCGACTACCGCTACAACGGTTCGATCAGCGCGCAGATCCTCAACCCGGCCGGCGACTTCAGCACGGTGATCGGCCAGCTCGCCTTCGACATCAAGAAGCAGTCCGGAGATGCCGGCCTGCGCGGTTCGTTCCACACCGGTAGCGTCGGCCACCAGTGGGCGGCCAACCTGACCCATTACCAGCACACCCAGAACGACTACGGCCGTCGCAGCGTGCCGGGCTGGGACTGGACCACCAATCTGTACAACCCGGTGTGGGGCCCGGCGGCGCCGTTCGTCGCGCCGCATATCTCGCATACCGAGTTGACGCTGGACAGCCTCGGCTTCGCCGACACCCTCGCCTTCGCCGATGACCGCGTGCAGTTGACGCTGGGCGTGCGCCGCCAGCAGGTGGTCAGCGAGACCTTCAACGTCGCCAGTGGTGCACGCACCTCACGCTACGACGAAAGCGCCACCACGCCGGCAGCGGCCCTGCTGGTGAAAGCCACCGACACGATCTCCCTCTACACCAACTACATCGAAGGCCTCAGCCAGGGCGCCACCGCACCGATGACCGCCGCCAACGCCGGCGATGTGTTCGCACCCTTCCGCACCAGGCAGAAGGAGCTGCGCCTGAAGCTGGACCTCGGCAGCTTCGCGCACACCTTCAGCGTGTACGAGATCAAACGGCCCAGCAGCTACACCGACCCGGTCACGAATATCTTCTCGTTTGGTGGCGAACAGCGTAACCGGGGCGTGGAATGGGGCTTCTTCGGCGCGTCACTGGACGGCGTGCGTCTGCTGGGCGGCGTGGCCTACGTGCAGCCGAAGCTGACCCGTACGGCCGGCGGCGTGAATGAAGGACGCATTGCCACCGCCGTGGCGCAGCGGCAGGCCAGGCTGGGCCTGGAATGGGATGTGCCGACCGTGCAGGGCCTGACCTTGACCGCCAATGCCACGGCGATGTCGAAGCAGTACATCAGTGCCGACAACCGGCTGTCGGTGCCGGGGCGCACGTTGTTCGATGTGGGTGCGCGCTACAGCACGACAATGGCCGGGCGACCACTTGCGCTGCGCGCCACCGTCAACAACGTGACCAATAAGGCGTATTGGGGAATGCCGTTGCTTTCAAGCCTGGCGCTGGGTGCACCGAGGACGGTGTTGCTCTCTGCGACGATGGATTTCTGA
- a CDS encoding TraX family protein, which translates to MQATTTGTSTFNLTLGSGARELLKWIALLAMTGDHVAKVVFGGYVPVVSELGRIAFPLFALVMACNLAQPGADLRKSMRRLALWGLIAQPLHALAFGSWLPLNILLTFTLAVVAVHALANNRPVLLLLAAGVLPMFVDYQWAGVGAVLLAWIAFRHRAWWLLLVGLAAVCWANHNGWALLAVPVVVLATRVPWRLPRWRWVFYGYYVGHLAVLAVVARVLS; encoded by the coding sequence ATGCAAGCGACCACCACCGGGACGTCCACGTTCAACCTCACCCTCGGCAGCGGCGCGCGCGAGCTGCTGAAGTGGATCGCGCTGCTGGCCATGACCGGCGACCACGTGGCCAAGGTGGTCTTCGGGGGCTACGTGCCGGTGGTCAGCGAACTGGGGCGTATCGCCTTCCCGCTGTTCGCGCTGGTGATGGCCTGCAACCTGGCCCAGCCGGGCGCCGACCTGCGCAAATCGATGCGCCGGCTCGCGCTATGGGGACTGATCGCGCAGCCATTGCACGCACTTGCGTTCGGTTCCTGGCTGCCGCTCAACATCCTGCTCACCTTCACCTTGGCGGTGGTGGCCGTGCATGCGCTTGCGAACAATCGGCCTGTGCTGCTGTTGCTGGCTGCCGGCGTGCTGCCGATGTTCGTGGACTACCAGTGGGCCGGTGTTGGCGCCGTGCTGCTGGCCTGGATCGCGTTCCGGCATCGGGCGTGGTGGCTGTTGCTGGTTGGGCTTGCAGCGGTGTGCTGGGCCAACCACAACGGCTGGGCACTGCTGGCCGTTCCGGTGGTCGTGCTGGCGACGCGGGTGCCGTGGCGACTGCCGCGCTGGCGCTGGGTGTTCTATGGATACTACGTGGGGCATCTGGCGGTGCTGGCGGTGGTGGCGCGAGTGCTTTCGTGA
- the pip gene encoding prolyl aminopeptidase, translating to MRTLYPAIDPYREFTLPVSDLHTLHIEECGTPEGIPVVYLHGGPGAGISPTHRRFFDPARYRIVLIDQRGSGRSTPFGELRDNTTQDLVADIEKVREHLGIERWLVYGGSWGSTLSLAYAQAHPERATGLIVRGVFLGREIENRWFAEADGGARWIFPERWDRYEAYIPEAERGDMIAAYWTRMDGPDEATRIEAAQAWLGWEDNAATLQHDVDAQSTDDPLDTLAKARIEAHYFRNGIFLEPDQLLRNIDRIRHLPGVIVQGRYDIICPPRSAWDLAKAWPEARLEMVTSGHSANEPATVDALVRATDAFADRVTAGN from the coding sequence ATGCGCACCCTGTACCCGGCCATCGATCCCTACCGCGAATTCACCCTGCCGGTGAGCGATCTGCACACGCTGCATATCGAAGAGTGCGGCACGCCGGAGGGCATTCCGGTGGTGTACCTGCACGGTGGCCCGGGCGCCGGTATCTCGCCGACCCATCGGCGCTTCTTCGACCCGGCGCGCTACCGCATCGTGTTGATCGACCAGCGCGGCAGCGGCCGCTCCACGCCGTTCGGCGAGCTGCGCGACAACACCACGCAGGACCTGGTGGCGGACATCGAAAAGGTGCGTGAGCACCTGGGCATCGAGCGCTGGCTGGTCTATGGCGGCTCATGGGGCTCCACGCTGTCGCTGGCCTACGCGCAGGCACATCCCGAACGCGCCACCGGCCTGATCGTGCGTGGCGTGTTCCTCGGCCGTGAGATCGAGAACCGCTGGTTCGCCGAGGCCGATGGCGGTGCGCGCTGGATCTTCCCGGAGCGCTGGGACCGCTACGAGGCTTATATCCCGGAAGCCGAGCGTGGCGACATGATCGCGGCCTACTGGACGCGCATGGATGGCCCGGATGAAGCGACCCGCATCGAAGCCGCACAGGCCTGGCTGGGCTGGGAAGACAATGCGGCCACTCTGCAGCACGATGTGGATGCGCAATCCACCGATGATCCGCTGGACACGCTGGCAAAGGCCCGCATCGAAGCGCACTACTTCCGCAACGGCATCTTTCTGGAACCCGACCAGCTGCTGCGCAACATCGATCGCATCCGCCACCTGCCCGGCGTGATCGTGCAGGGGCGCTACGACATCATCTGTCCGCCGCGCAGCGCGTGGGACCTGGCCAAGGCGTGGCCGGAAGCGCGGCTGGAGATGGTGACCTCCGGCCACAGCGCCAACGAGCCAGCCACGGTCGATGCGCTGGTGCGGGCCACGGACGCCTTCGCGGACCGCGTCACTGCCGGCAACTGA
- the uilS gene encoding UilS family quorum-quenching N-acyl-homoserine lactonase, protein MKTSTQHLPEGISLTVREPENGPSRPVIILCHGFCGIKELLLPDFADAFAKAGFVAVTFDYRGFGDSDGERGRLVPAMQIEDIRSVIKWVRARSDVDSTRIALWGTSLGAGHVFGAAAQDGGIRCVISQLGFADGEEVVTGHMSEVEKAAFVATLDKMAERQATTGKEMLVGITKVLNDAESKAFFEENREKHPKMDVKIPFLTVRETLNYKPALAAARVTCPTLVVIAGQDRVNPPAQGRALFDAVAADEKTLYQEPDARHYDVYSGEYFQRIIKIQIDWLRAQL, encoded by the coding sequence ATGAAAACGTCGACCCAGCATCTTCCTGAGGGGATATCCCTGACGGTTCGCGAGCCCGAAAACGGCCCATCAAGGCCCGTCATCATCTTGTGCCATGGATTCTGCGGCATCAAGGAGCTGCTGCTTCCAGATTTTGCCGATGCCTTTGCGAAGGCGGGCTTTGTGGCCGTTACGTTCGACTATCGGGGTTTTGGAGACAGTGACGGTGAGCGAGGTCGGCTCGTGCCTGCGATGCAGATCGAGGACATCCGGTCTGTCATCAAGTGGGTTCGCGCACGCTCGGATGTGGACAGTACGCGGATCGCGCTATGGGGAACGTCGCTGGGTGCAGGGCATGTCTTTGGCGCGGCTGCGCAGGACGGCGGAATTCGCTGCGTGATCAGTCAGCTGGGCTTCGCGGACGGCGAGGAGGTGGTGACCGGACACATGAGCGAAGTTGAGAAGGCAGCCTTCGTGGCCACGCTGGACAAAATGGCTGAAAGGCAAGCCACGACGGGCAAGGAAATGCTCGTAGGCATCACCAAGGTGCTGAACGATGCCGAATCGAAGGCATTTTTTGAAGAGAACAGGGAGAAGCATCCAAAGATGGACGTCAAGATTCCATTCTTGACGGTCCGCGAGACCCTTAACTACAAGCCAGCCCTGGCGGCTGCACGGGTTACCTGTCCAACGCTGGTGGTGATTGCCGGCCAGGATCGTGTGAATCCCCCTGCGCAGGGGCGCGCCCTGTTCGATGCAGTCGCCGCAGACGAGAAGACGCTCTATCAAGAGCCGGATGCGCGCCACTACGATGTCTACAGTGGCGAGTACTTCCAGAGAATCATCAAGATCCAGATCGATTGGCTCAGGGCACAGCTCTAG
- the mgtA gene encoding magnesium-translocating P-type ATPase, translated as MSLLNAWFNAFLRSRRAGNLFRRRAMPEAGFGPGSAEAAPFALTTGLVTLAQQDEAELLTTLGSHADGLSPHEAEERLVTLGPNEVDHEKPLPWWRHLWHCYRNPFNLLLTVLAAVSWLTEDIKATVVIGAMVLLSTLIRFVQEGRSNRAAERLKALVGNTARVLRRNPGTEAADVADQYFGAHLHSRRPARLLDLPIRELVPGDHIVLSAGDMIPADCRVLTAKDLFVAQAAMTGESLPVEKFAHPGDGLAGLLEQHNLLFMGTNVVSGTATAVVLATGNRTYFGTLAQRSTATDRAPTAFQAGVNSVSWLLIRFALVMVPFVLLINGWTKADWTEAFLFALSVAVGLTPEMLPMIVTSTLAKGAVLLSRRKVIVKRLDAIQNFGAMEVLCTDKTGTLTQDRIALERHTDVFGHDSEDVLKFAYLNSHFQTGLINLLDRAVLEHVELQGSLRLSQDYHKVDEIPFDFERRRMSVVVSEREDHHELICKGAVEEMLAVCSTVRENGQDMPLDEHRLARVRQTTEELNEQGLRVVAVAMKETAASQTVYTQADECGLTLVGYVAFLDPPKESAAQALQALAAHGVEVKVFTGDNELVTARVCAQVGLDADTILTGPQIERMDDGALSRALHHHRVFARLTPLHKERLVRELRAQGKVVGFLGDGINDAPALRAADIGISVDSAVDIAKEAADIILLEKNLMVLEEGVIQGRRTFNNMLKYIRMTASSNFGNVFSVLVASAFLPFLPMLPLQLLVQNLLYDISQIAIPFDNVDEELVRKPLKWNPADIGRFMVFFGAISSIFDLTCFALMWYVFDARTPADQGLFQSGWFVVGLLTQTLIVHMIRTPKVPFLQSIAAPPLLLMAGLIMAIGVALPMSPLAGYFKLQALPAGYWPFLVAILFGYAVLTTALKKFYIRRYGWQ; from the coding sequence ATGAGCCTGCTCAACGCCTGGTTCAATGCCTTCCTGCGCAGCCGTCGCGCAGGCAACCTGTTCCGCCGCCGCGCGATGCCCGAAGCCGGCTTTGGCCCGGGCAGCGCCGAGGCCGCGCCGTTCGCGCTCACCACCGGCCTGGTCACCCTCGCCCAGCAGGACGAAGCCGAGCTGCTGACCACGCTGGGATCGCACGCCGACGGCCTCAGCCCGCATGAGGCCGAGGAGCGATTGGTCACGCTCGGCCCCAACGAGGTGGATCACGAAAAGCCGCTGCCGTGGTGGCGGCACCTGTGGCATTGCTACCGCAATCCGTTTAACCTGCTGCTGACCGTGCTGGCCGCGGTGTCCTGGCTGACCGAGGACATCAAGGCCACCGTGGTGATCGGTGCAATGGTACTGCTGTCCACGCTGATCCGCTTCGTACAGGAAGGCCGCTCCAACCGTGCGGCTGAGCGGCTGAAGGCACTGGTCGGCAACACCGCGCGCGTGCTGCGCCGCAATCCGGGCACCGAGGCCGCCGATGTGGCCGACCAGTACTTCGGCGCTCACCTGCACAGCCGTCGCCCGGCTCGCCTGCTGGACCTGCCGATCCGTGAGCTGGTGCCCGGTGACCACATCGTGCTGTCGGCCGGTGACATGATTCCGGCCGATTGCCGCGTGCTGACCGCCAAGGACCTGTTCGTCGCCCAGGCCGCGATGACCGGCGAATCGCTGCCGGTAGAGAAGTTCGCGCACCCGGGCGACGGCCTGGCCGGCCTGCTGGAACAGCACAACCTGCTGTTCATGGGCACCAATGTGGTGTCCGGCACGGCCACCGCCGTGGTGCTGGCCACCGGCAACCGCACCTACTTCGGCACGTTGGCCCAGCGCAGCACCGCCACCGACCGTGCGCCGACCGCATTCCAGGCCGGCGTCAACAGTGTCAGCTGGCTGCTGATCCGCTTCGCGCTGGTGATGGTGCCGTTCGTGCTGCTGATCAACGGCTGGACCAAGGCCGACTGGACCGAGGCGTTCCTGTTCGCACTGTCGGTGGCAGTGGGTCTGACGCCGGAAATGCTGCCGATGATCGTCACCTCCACCCTGGCCAAGGGCGCGGTGCTGCTGTCGCGGCGCAAGGTGATCGTCAAGCGCCTGGATGCGATCCAGAACTTCGGCGCGATGGAAGTGCTGTGCACCGACAAGACCGGCACCCTCACCCAGGACAGGATCGCGCTGGAGCGCCACACCGATGTGTTCGGCCACGATTCGGAAGACGTGCTGAAATTCGCCTATCTCAACAGCCACTTCCAGACCGGGCTGATCAACCTTCTGGATCGCGCGGTGCTGGAGCACGTGGAGCTGCAGGGTTCACTGCGGCTCTCGCAGGACTACCACAAGGTGGATGAGATCCCATTCGACTTCGAGCGCCGCCGCATGTCGGTGGTGGTCTCCGAGCGCGAGGACCACCATGAGCTGATCTGCAAGGGGGCAGTGGAAGAAATGCTGGCGGTGTGCAGCACCGTGCGCGAGAACGGCCAGGACATGCCACTGGACGAGCACCGGCTGGCCCGCGTGCGGCAGACCACCGAGGAACTGAACGAACAGGGCCTGCGCGTGGTGGCAGTGGCGATGAAGGAGACCGCCGCCAGCCAGACTGTGTACACGCAGGCCGACGAGTGCGGCCTGACCCTGGTCGGCTACGTGGCCTTCCTGGACCCGCCAAAGGAATCGGCCGCGCAGGCATTGCAGGCGCTGGCTGCACATGGCGTGGAGGTCAAGGTCTTCACTGGCGACAACGAACTGGTGACCGCCCGTGTCTGCGCACAGGTGGGGCTGGACGCGGACACCATCCTGACCGGCCCGCAGATCGAGCGCATGGACGACGGCGCGCTGTCGCGGGCGCTGCACCACCACCGCGTGTTTGCCCGGCTGACGCCGCTGCACAAGGAGCGGCTGGTGCGCGAGCTGCGCGCACAGGGCAAGGTGGTCGGCTTCCTCGGCGACGGCATCAACGATGCACCGGCGCTGCGCGCGGCCGACATCGGCATCAGCGTGGACAGTGCGGTGGACATCGCCAAGGAGGCGGCCGACATCATCCTGCTGGAAAAGAACCTGATGGTGCTGGAGGAAGGCGTCATCCAGGGCCGGCGCACGTTCAACAACATGCTGAAGTACATCCGCATGACTGCCAGCTCCAACTTCGGCAACGTGTTCTCGGTGCTGGTGGCCTCGGCCTTCCTGCCGTTCCTGCCGATGCTGCCGCTGCAGCTGCTGGTGCAGAACCTGCTGTACGACATCTCGCAGATCGCCATCCCGTTCGACAACGTGGACGAGGAGCTGGTGCGCAAGCCACTGAAGTGGAACCCGGCGGACATCGGCCGCTTCATGGTGTTCTTCGGGGCGATCAGCTCGATCTTCGACCTGACCTGTTTCGCGCTGATGTGGTACGTGTTCGACGCACGCACGCCGGCCGACCAGGGCCTGTTCCAGTCCGGCTGGTTCGTGGTCGGCCTGCTGACCCAGACCTTGATCGTGCACATGATCCGCACGCCGAAGGTGCCGTTCCTGCAGAGCATCGCCGCTCCGCCACTGCTACTGATGGCCGGCCTGATCATGGCAATCGGCGTGGCCCTGCCGATGAGCCCACTGGCCGGCTACTTCAAGCTGCAGGCGCTGCCGGCTGGCTACTGGCCGTTCCTGGTGGCGATCCTGTTCGGCTATGCGGTGCTGACCACCGCGCTGAAGAAGTTCTACATCCGTCGCTACGGCTGGCAGTAA
- a CDS encoding MgtC/SapB family protein: MDINPNLPAFNAGATLSSLISLSVAFVLGTAIGLERQLRQRTAGLRTNTLVAVGAAVFVDLAVRFHDLYGGPPSPLHVVAYVISGVGFLGAGAIMKDGAQVSGLNTAATLWGSAAVGACAGIKLLPEAVLAAVFVLAANTLLRPVVNRIQRQPLPEAFSEATYAINVVCQREQQAEVLDQLLLLLEQAHYPVRAVDQRPFGERDVEIEAVLYATTVDAGELDAVLATLATTPGVLQGFWNASLEE, from the coding sequence ATGGACATCAATCCGAACCTGCCGGCGTTCAACGCCGGCGCCACGCTCAGCTCGCTGATCAGCCTGTCGGTGGCGTTCGTGCTGGGCACGGCCATCGGCCTGGAGCGGCAGCTGCGGCAACGCACCGCGGGCCTGCGCACCAACACGCTGGTGGCGGTGGGAGCGGCGGTGTTCGTCGATCTGGCCGTGCGCTTCCATGACCTGTACGGCGGCCCGCCATCACCGCTGCATGTGGTGGCCTATGTGATCTCCGGCGTCGGCTTCCTCGGCGCCGGCGCGATCATGAAGGACGGCGCCCAGGTGTCCGGCCTGAACACCGCCGCCACCCTGTGGGGATCGGCGGCGGTGGGTGCCTGTGCCGGTATCAAGCTGCTGCCGGAGGCGGTGTTGGCAGCGGTGTTCGTGCTGGCCGCCAATACCCTGCTGCGGCCGGTGGTGAACCGCATCCAGCGGCAGCCGCTGCCGGAAGCGTTCAGCGAGGCAACCTATGCGATCAACGTGGTCTGCCAACGCGAGCAGCAGGCCGAGGTGCTGGACCAGCTGTTGCTGCTGCTTGAGCAGGCGCACTACCCGGTGCGCGCGGTGGACCAGCGTCCGTTCGGCGAGCGCGACGTGGAGATCGAAGCGGTGCTGTATGCCACCACCGTGGATGCCGGTGAGCTCGATGCCGTGCTGGCCACCCTGGCGACCACGCCCGGTGTGCTGCAGGGCTTCTGGAACGCCAGCCTGGAGGAGTAG